The following proteins come from a genomic window of Syntrophorhabdaceae bacterium:
- a CDS encoding HlyD family secretion protein, with translation MVEQIKKAFNGRSKTPTAILFLVIAVVVVVLVLLYLRYHATHISTDDAFVEGKIHMIASKVSGTIKGISIQDNQFVKKDDPLFEIDPVDYDVKVKEAQSSYEAEKAKFTETAYKLDVARKQAVQIGAAIETAKANKDLAEANLKQAKADMKRAENLLKEDAISKERYEKTRTALDVSEAQLKAALERTKELEASLQTQLSLVKQNDAGLAAQRAVVETKKATMESAQLNRGYTKILAPADGYVTRKAVEIGNQIVVGQPLCAIVPLEDIWIVANFKETQVAKIKVGQKVDFKVDTYSGRTFRGSVDSIMAGTGASFSLFPPENATGNYVKVVQRIPIKIILDKGTDKDHVLRLGMSVQPTVIAE, from the coding sequence TATCTGCGTTATCATGCTACGCATATTTCAACCGACGACGCTTTCGTTGAAGGCAAGATTCATATGATCGCTTCAAAGGTGAGCGGAACAATCAAGGGGATTTCCATACAAGACAACCAGTTTGTGAAGAAGGACGATCCCTTATTCGAAATTGATCCTGTTGATTATGACGTAAAGGTGAAGGAGGCGCAATCGAGTTACGAGGCGGAAAAGGCCAAATTTACCGAGACAGCTTACAAGTTAGACGTTGCACGCAAACAGGCGGTTCAGATCGGCGCTGCCATCGAGACGGCAAAAGCCAATAAGGACCTTGCCGAGGCGAACCTCAAACAGGCAAAGGCCGACATGAAGCGGGCTGAGAACCTGCTCAAAGAAGATGCCATATCCAAAGAGCGGTATGAAAAAACCAGAACAGCCCTTGATGTGAGCGAGGCGCAGCTCAAAGCGGCGCTTGAGCGCACAAAGGAATTGGAGGCCTCGCTTCAAACACAGCTTTCGCTCGTCAAACAGAACGACGCCGGGCTTGCTGCCCAGAGGGCCGTGGTGGAAACCAAGAAAGCAACCATGGAGAGCGCTCAACTTAACCGGGGATACACGAAGATCCTCGCTCCCGCCGATGGGTACGTCACCAGGAAGGCCGTTGAGATCGGAAACCAGATTGTGGTGGGACAGCCGCTCTGCGCCATCGTTCCCCTGGAGGACATCTGGATTGTGGCGAACTTTAAAGAGACGCAGGTCGCCAAAATAAAGGTCGGTCAGAAGGTGGACTTCAAGGTCGATACCTATTCGGGAAGAACGTTTCGAGGCAGTGTGGACAGCATCATGGCCGGAACAGGGGCAAGCTTCTCGCTCTTTCCCCCGGAAAATGCCACAGGTAACTATGTGAAGGTAGTCCAGAGGATTCCTATCAAAATTATCCTCGATAAGGGTACGGACAAGGATCACGTCCTAAGACTCGGCATGTCCGTGCAACCCACCGTCATAGCAGAATAA
- a CDS encoding DHA2 family efflux MFS transporter permease subunit, translated as MEKWIIALTVMLPTLIEIIDTSVVNVSLDHIRGSLSAGIDESTWAITMYLVSNAVIIPITGWLSRFFGRKLYLLISIAIFTISSLLCGFSWNIQSLIFFRIFQGLGGGALQPISQSILLETFPPRQHGIAMAFFGIGIMFGPIVGPVMGGWITDNWSWHWIFFINIPIGIISIIMATLFIKDPPYMEKTKMRMDYFGLALVALGLGCLQILLDQGQREDWFASGQVRWLAAVSIISLILLVFTELRKKEPVINLKLFKDISFSTGNAIMFFIFLSMFSTLVLLPIYLQTLMGYTSTLAGLALGPGGLATIFSLLIVGRLVTKINPKYILFTGLSIVAYSVYLMANLDLNANFAAIMWPRVVLGLGMGFVFVPLTNLTLSHIRKEDMGGATALFNLLRNLGGSFGVAIFTTLLARRAQFHQVRLIEHLTPFDGPYQWTLSHIQPFLHLKGIPDALVPQGALGIMYGNLIRQATMIAFNDTFHSIFILLLVILPLIFLLRKPERMEGPPPMH; from the coding sequence ATGGAAAAGTGGATTATCGCCCTCACTGTGATGCTCCCGACGCTCATCGAGATAATCGATACATCCGTTGTCAATGTGTCCCTGGATCACATCCGCGGCAGTCTCTCGGCAGGAATTGACGAGTCTACCTGGGCCATCACCATGTATCTTGTTTCCAATGCCGTCATCATCCCCATCACGGGGTGGCTGAGTAGGTTCTTCGGGCGAAAGCTCTATCTCCTTATTTCGATCGCGATCTTCACGATAAGCTCCCTTCTCTGCGGTTTCTCATGGAATATCCAGAGCCTCATCTTCTTCAGGATTTTTCAGGGCTTAGGCGGCGGCGCCTTGCAGCCGATTTCGCAGTCCATTCTCCTTGAAACGTTTCCGCCGCGGCAACACGGCATAGCCATGGCGTTTTTCGGAATAGGGATCATGTTCGGACCCATCGTAGGCCCTGTCATGGGCGGCTGGATCACCGATAATTGGTCGTGGCACTGGATATTCTTTATCAATATCCCGATCGGTATCATTTCGATCATCATGGCCACGCTCTTTATCAAGGACCCGCCTTATATGGAAAAGACCAAGATGAGAATGGACTACTTCGGGCTCGCACTCGTGGCGTTGGGACTCGGATGTTTGCAGATCCTTCTCGATCAGGGGCAGAGAGAAGATTGGTTTGCCTCCGGCCAGGTGAGATGGCTTGCCGCGGTATCGATAATATCGCTTATTCTCCTTGTATTCACGGAACTCAGGAAAAAAGAGCCCGTGATCAATCTCAAGCTTTTTAAGGACATCTCGTTTTCTACGGGGAATGCAATCATGTTCTTCATCTTCCTCAGCATGTTCTCCACCCTTGTGCTGCTCCCCATCTACCTCCAGACCTTGATGGGATACACGTCAACGCTCGCCGGACTCGCTTTGGGCCCCGGGGGCCTTGCCACCATCTTTTCGCTCCTCATTGTGGGCAGACTCGTGACCAAGATAAACCCCAAATACATACTCTTTACCGGACTTTCAATCGTCGCATATTCGGTGTACCTTATGGCAAACCTCGACCTCAACGCGAATTTTGCGGCCATCATGTGGCCCAGGGTGGTCCTCGGCCTTGGGATGGGTTTTGTCTTTGTGCCGCTAACGAACCTTACACTTTCACATATCAGGAAAGAAGATATGGGCGGCGCGACCGCCCTGTTTAACCTCTTGAGAAATCTCGGCGGGAGTTTCGGGGTAGCGATCTTCACAACGCTTCTTGCGAGACGGGCGCAATTCCATCAGGTGCGGCTCATAGAGCATCTGACCCCCTTCGACGGGCCGTACCAGTGGACCTTAAGCCACATTCAGCCCTTTCTCCATCTCAAGGGCATACCGGATGCACTTGTCCCTCAGGGGGCCCTGGGCATCATGTACGGGAACCTCATACGACAGGCAACGATGATCGCCTTCAACGATACGTTTCACTCTATCTTTATCCTGTTGCTTGTCATTCTGCCGCTTATTTTCCTTTTGAGAAAACCGGAGCGGATGGAAGGCCCTCCGCCCATGCATTAA